The genomic DNA CTTTGACGTCTGGAGCCAGCGGACACCGCCGCACGTGTCGACGAACTTTTCTTCTTCGACATCGATCCCCTTCATCGTCCGCAGAATGAACCGGTCCATTTCCACGATATCCCTGCCCGTCTGTCTGCTCTCCTGTAGCTCAAGATCGGTCATTCCGATCATCTCATCCTTGGAGAGTCCGAACAGGGAGGCATACGCGAGATTCACCAGGGAATACCGACCGTCCTCATCTTTCGCATAAATATAGCTCGGATTCATATCGATCACCGTCCTGAGGAAGGTATGCTGCTCATCGATCCGTTCATTCATCTTCTTCACGGTTTCAACGTGGATGCGATTCGATAAGATCAGGATGGAGATGGCGAACAACAGCACCGCGAATGAACTCGGGAGCAACATGGAACCGGGATAGAGATTCAACACGCCAAGGGAATAACCCACCACGGTGGAGATGGTGAAGTGGATCAGGAAAGAACGCTGGGCCGGACTCTCGATCCATCTCGATAACAAATACGATACGGCCAGACTGACGGCGAACATGATCGTATTCAGGTAAAACACCCACGAATACTCGCCCGGCACTGGGAAGTAGAAGGGGAATGCATGACCGGGATTGATCACCCGCAGGGAAGCGACCCCCTTCTCTGTCCACCCGATCACATACACGATGAAACTCCAGCAATAGAAGAAGACGAGTATGCCCCTATTCATGAAGAAGCGCCATCTGGTCCTCTTCAAGTGCTTCAGCTCCTGCATATAGACGGTGTAAGCCACATGGAAGAGAATCGGTGCGATCATGATGCTCCCGAACCGGAAGAGCCTGAAGAGAAACTCGACTACTTCCTCAGGGAGTAACGTATAAGCAAATAATACTGATACATCCAACTGCCAGAATGTGGCGAAAACCAGGAATAAGAAAAGCACCCTCGACAAACTGCTTCCCTTGAACATACGAAGTATGGTGGCGCCGATGATGATCGGGATCAATGCGACGATTATTGAGTATAAAAAAAACATGATGCCATCCCTCCTACTTCGAAATTAACATACAGGCGTTATTTCCGCTTATGCCGTGTGTCGTGATACTGACTGTTGAAACCGGCTGATAGCGCGTCTCTCTTACCAAAGGAAGGGACTCAAATCCTTCCTGACTGGTTTTGATGGTGGGGGGGATAAACCCGTACTCCATGGAGAGGATGGAAGAGATCGTCTGGATCGCCCCCATGGCGGCAAAGGAATGACCCGTCATTCCTTTAATCGAGGTGATGGGCACATCCCTGTTGAACATGCGATGATGATTCATGGATTCAATCCGGTCATTCACCTTCAGGCCGAGTGCCTGGCTGTTCACATAGGTGGGGGTCACATCCCCGATGGCATCATGGAGGACCGAGAGCATTTCTTCACCCGTATCGTCCACTTGGAGCATCGGCTTCCCTTCATTGCGTGAAACCACCTTTCCGATACTGCCGTGGATCGGGTGCCCCTTCTTCAGCGCATCTTCCCTTCTTTCGAGTACCAGCATGGCCGCCCCTTCTGCAAGGACAAAGCCGTCATGCTGATTAGAGAAGGGGACGCCAGCATCCGAGATGGAGCGTGCTGATTGGATGGCTTTCATCTTCAGGAAGCCATTGATGCTCCACTGTCCAAGAGGAGCATCGGTCCCCCCGACAAGGCAGGCATCGACCTGACCGGTCTTAAGCAGTAACTTCCCGAGGGACACCGCATCAAGACTCGCCGTACAGCCTGTAGTAAGTGTATAGGCGGGGCCTTTTGCCCCGATATGCTCCGATACCGTAGAGGAAATCGTGTGCGAATCCACGATGGACACCCCGTGGACCGGATAACCTTTTAATCCTGATGCCACTGGAGCATATGCTTCCACTTCCAGGATCGCTCCTGCCGATGTACCGATGATGACGCCGATCCGCCTGGGATCCGCCGACAATCCGCTCATGTCGACTGCATCCCGTGCCGCTGCGACGGCAAGTCTTGCCGATCTCGGATACCGCCGGTAGTTCCTGTTGCCAAGCGTCTCGAACTCATCGTCGATTAGCCCCGCAATGATATCCCCCTGATTCCTTCCCTTTCCTTTCAGGATGGAATGCGTGCAGATCCCTTTCTCCAATACGTGATGGAATTCCTGTTTATTGTTGGCACCGGGTATCTTCAGACCATACCCGGTCACGACTATATCTTCCAATCGAACCATCCTTTACATATAGTTGAACATATACCCACAATACATATTATATAAGGAAAAGAGACATATTCCATTATAATTCGACATAAATAGGAGTGTCCCTGCTTACGATGCAGGGAAAACGTTGATCCGAAAATAGAAATAGCGCCCGGAGTCCGGACGCTAAAAATTAAATCGTTCTTTAAATCGAAATGGGACCGTGAATTGATGTTCATCACCGGTCAGATAAGGGGCATCGAAATAGCTCCGCTCCTTTTCAGAGATGGAATCGGCCCAAGGGGAATAGGTCTTGAACCGGATCTTATCATGCTTTTCGTCGAACTCAGCGAGCCTCATCCAACCGTTCCCGCCGTTGTAGCTTGATTGATAATCGACGAGTACCTGGATGACGGGATGACCGAAGCGGTTTTCCTTTATGCGGTGGACGGTTCCCTGGTGGTGTCCGTTCACCGTCATGAAGACCTGATCATTCCCATCCACAAGGCCTTCCCACAGGCGGTTCCCACGATTCGTATCGACCGGGAACGTACCGTCACTTGTGAGGATCTCATGGGATAAGAGGATGGTCGGGATCCCGGGGTGCTCCTTCAGTACCTTTTTGGCCCACGGCAGGTCTTTCTTCAGATGGCCCATATCCACCGAGAGGAAGAGATATTCATAACTTCCGGCTTCTGTAATGGAATAGGAGCTGAATTTTGAGGGGGACGTTCCCTTATAATAAGGCTTATCCGTATAGCGCTTCGGTCCGTAATAGTAGAGATAGGGGTTGCCAAGCCCGTAATCATGATTCCCTGCGAGGGTGATATAGGGAACTCGGCGTCGGTCGAGGACGCTGAGGCTAAGGGATGAGTGCTCCCACTGCCTGGCCGAATCACTTTGATCCACCATGTCTCCAAGGAATGCCGTCATGGCGATATTCAACTTCTCCTGCATGGTGGAGATCCATTTCACCTGCTGATGGAACAACGCAGGCATATAGCGGACCGTCTTCTGCGGATCGGGCACAAAGAGGAAGTTATAGTTTTCCTTGTTGCCGAGAAGATGACCTTTGCTGCTCATCCCGCTGCGAAGATTGTTTTTCCTCGGTTCTGGAATGAGCCACTTCCCTTTTGGGAGTGCCTGATCCGAAATGCGGATTTCCTGGATGCTTCCGGCGAATAATGAACCCTTGCCGCTTCCCTTCCCGACCGTCCATACCCCCTTATTGGGTGCCAGGAGTCCGGTGACGGTGGATGCATTTTGGCGGAAATCTTCCGCACCGTTGATGAATACCCTCGTCTTCTTACCGTCATTGACCACCGCGATGTGATACCAGTCCTTTTTCCCCGGGAGGGCAAAGGATCCGAAGACCCTTGATTTCTTGCCGTTTGCAGGTGTTCCCGTCCACTGCACCTGTTTGAAATGGGTGATGGTCAGCTCAGACCCCTTCCTGCCGAGGATCCCCATTCCACTGTATTCATCCCTTGTGAACGGATCGGGAAGCTTGATGACCGCTTCAATGGTATAGCCTTTCAAGAATGCCTCCCCATTGAGGGGAGCATCTTTCCCTGTCTGAAAGTATTGGCCGCCCTTCAAGCTTTTGCGGTTATGAAAGTCGAGGCTCCCCACGATGAATTTCCGTGCGATATCGTCCTTCGACCAGTTCAAGAGCCCGTCCGTTCCATCGTTGACCAGGACGAGCTCATTTCCTTTCCCGCTCCGATCCTTCAAGATCAGTTTTCCCCCATCAAGGGATCCGCTCTTCACTTCACTTTTGGAGAAACGCCAATGAGCCACCGTGCTATCATTGCCGGCTTCAGCCGTGAAGGGAGAGCCCAGACCCACGAACGCGACAAGGACGCATGCCACCCATATTCTTTTCACTATTCCCCCTCCTCCGTCGTGAATGGTTTGCTCTTAGTATGGACGAAGAGGGTGTATGTATGTGCCATTTTTCCATTACAAAAAGGACCCTGCCGCCAAGACAGGGTCCACTGGATCAAATATATTTTTTAAAGCGAATCCGCTGGGACGGTTTCAAGAATTGAAGGAGCGGCATATGCCGTTCATGGACCCAGCCCACCACGTTGACGGAAGGATCGGCTTCCAATGGGCGGATGACGATCCCCATCTCCCCGCGGTAGCGCCCATAGTCATCATTATCCCTCGTGATGGCTCCCGGCGTGCGCTCAATGCATGCTTCAGGCGAAACGCCGGCAGCCATCCTTGTGTTCATGATCCTGAGAACATCCCGCCCCGGGTCCGGTCTCAGCGCATACTCTCCGTCCACCTCGTCCGCGCCTTCATAGGAAAGGGTGATGATCCCATTCCCGTCCAGCTCGTGAAGATGGTGCAGAAGCTCTGCCGACCATCCAGGATCACCGATGAATACACCGCTGACCCCTTCATGGAAAAGACCGGCCGCATGTACATACGGATCCCCGTGCCTGTGATCTTCAAGCGTCGGGAGCCCCTGGAATAACGGTCCCCTCTGTTCCTCATCACCGGGTACGAAAGCATACACGGGAATCCCGAATGAGTCGAACATCCTCTGCTGGGACCGGAAAAACGCTGAGCTGATCCCCGTTTCCCTTCGCGGATAAAAATTGTGCCACGCAATCAGGGCGGAAGGATCGATTCCCATCCCCAACCAGTCCTCGACTTCTTCCTTCCTGACGGTACTGGCATTGATGGCAAGCTTGAAGTGATGGGAAAGATGCTCCACATCCTCGCGTGAGAACCCATCATCCAGTCTCAGTGCCGTGACCCCAAGCGACCTCATCTCCCTGAAGCATGTAAGGCCGAGCATCTCCGGAGTCTGCCGTGAGACATCGGCGAACACTTCGAAACCTTCATCATGGAAAAGGGAAAGGAGCTGGCGTATCCGCTCCTGCCCGGCAGGTTCCTCCGGAATATGAAAGGATGTGAAAGCCTGTTTGATCCCCATGGCAGAGGCCCGGATGATTCGTTCTTCTGCACGTGGATCAGACAGATAAATCGAAATACCGATCATTCAAACTCACTCGCCATCTCATCTTTGAATCCGAATGCATACGTCAACAGGAAGCCTGCGAGATAGGCAATAAGCAATCCAATGACATAATAGAGGATTTCCCCTGCGTTCACAAGGAAGATCAGCGGTACACCCGAGACACCGATGGCGAAAGTCGCCACATCGAAATGCGCCTGGAAAGCTCCGCCGAAACCGGCGCCGAGACAAGCTGTCAGGAACGGACGGCCAAGAGGCAGCGTCACCCCGAAGATCAACGGCTCACCGATGCCGAGGATCCCGGCAGGAAGGGACCCCCGATGGCCCGCTTCAGCTTCGGTTTCTTTGTTTTGAAGAAAATGGCAAAGGCCGCTCCAACCTGACCGGCCCCACCCATGGCGAGGATCGGCAGAAGGGGATCATCCCCGATGGAATTGATGAGCTCAAGATGCACAGGCGTCAAGCCCTGATGCAGTCCGGTCACGACGAGGGGAAGGAATGTCGCCCCAAGGACGAATCCTGCACCGATTCCGCCGACTTCGATCAATGATAATAATCCTTTAGTAATAATATCAGATATGAATCCACCCACAGGCATGAATACGGTATATGTCAGTAAACCTGTGACCAAGAGTGCAATTGTCGGTGTGAAAATGATATCGATGGCCTGAGGCATGATCTTCCGTACGTTCTTCTCCACGAAGGCCATGAAGACTGCTGCAATCAAGACCCCGATCAAGCCGCCCCTGCCCGGAAGGAGATTTTCCCCGAAGAGGGCGATGTCACCGATGGCCGGATTGATGATCAGAATCCCCGCAAGGCCCCCGAGTGCCGGTGAACCACCGAACTCCTTGGCAGCATTCACCCCGACAAGGATGCCGAGGTAGGCAAACAACCCGCTACCGATTACGGACAGCATCATGACAAGATTAGATTCACCATTCAGCCATCCGGCCTGGACGAAGAATTTTGTGAAGCCTGTGATCAGACCCGAAGCGATCAGGGCCGGAATGAGAGGGATGAAGATATTGGCAATCCTTCTCAGTAAAAGCTTGACCGGTGTACTGTTCTTTTTCTTCAGTTCGGCTTTCCGATCGGCGGCCCGTGCTTTCAGGTCGATGTCACTGCCATCTTCTGCAACGAGTTTCCCGAACTCTTCCGTGACCTTGTTCACTTTCCCCGGTCCCAAAATGACCTGATAGGTGTCATCTTCCACAAATCCGATGACGCCGTCGATGTCTTTCATCGTTGCCTTCTCGACAAGGCTTTCATCTGCAACCTTCACACGAAGCCTTGTCATGCAATGCTCATAGCTCGTGATGTTCCCCGCACCACCGAACTTCCTCAATATCGCCGCTGCCAGTTCTCTGTTTGTCACTGCGACCCTCTCCTCTCGACCCCTTTTATTTTTTTATATCTGACGCCAGCGGGTGGGACTATTCTTCAATAGCCACCCGAACGTACCCGTTGGCATCCCGCAGCCGGTCCTTCGCCTCGTCATACCCGCAGCCGAGCTTGATCATGACGATTGATGCCTTGACCTCATTATGGGCAAGCTTCAACGTCTTCAGCGCCGTATCTTCGTCGGTCCCCGTGATATCACGGATGATGCCGACGGCCCTTCGTTCCAGCTTATAGTTGCTGATATTCACATCAACCATGAGGTTGCCGTAAGCTTTTCCAAGTTTGATCATGGAAGCAGTGGAGATCATGTTGAGCACGAGCTTCTGAGCAGTCCCCGCTTTGAGCCTGGTTGAACCCGTCAGTGCTTCGGGACCTACATTCACTTCAATTTTATGCTCGGCTTCCTCAGATATTCTCGCCCCTTCGTTGCAGGAGAGCGCGACGGTAACGGCCCCGACTTCCCTTGCGTACCTGAGTCCCCCGATGACATACGGTGTCCGCCCGCTTGCCGCAATCCCAACGACCGTATCTTCAGGAGCAAGTTGAAGTGCAGCAAGATCCGATGCACCGAGCCCTTCATTGTCTTCCGCTCCCTCTACCGCTTTGACGAACGCCCGTTCACCACCGGCAATCAAGCCGACGACCACATCGCTCCCCACGCTGAATGTCGGTGGGCATTCCACAGCATCCAGGACGCCGAGCCTGCCGCTTGTACCTGCCCCCATATAGATGAGCCTGCCCCCGGCAGAGATGGAAGCTACCACCTTATCCACGACTTCTTCCACGACGGGAAGGACTTTTTTAACGGCTTCCGCCACTTTATGATCTTCGTCATTCATCATCCGCAACACTTCACCGGTACTGGCAGTATCGATCTTTAACGTATCCGGATTGACCTTCTCGGTTCCCAGTTCATACACATTATCCTGCATTTCAATTCCTCCTAAATCTCGTACGCGCTTTCATTCTTATTATAATCCCTTTTAAAATTATATTTCAACGGATTTGTAAAATTCATAAAATTATATTTTAACATTACCTCGACAACTAAAAAACCCGGTTCATCAAGGAATGGTGACAGTCAAAGAAGAGAAAGTTCTCCTTATGCCATCCTTGATCAACAGGGTTCCAGCAGAAACGATTCTATTTCATACGGATCTTCAAAAGCTTCAATGCGGTCTCGGATAGCGGCTGAAATAATTCATCGTCACCGCGCCGCGTTGGAGCTGTCTATGTAGCACGTCATACGAACAATTCACTTCCATTTTCATCCCGTTGGAGAAATGGACAAACGTCTTACCGCAGGCGACGGTCGTTGAATGGATATGACGGCAGAATAACCAGATGCAATCATCATTATCGGGTGATTGTGTAGGGATGGCCAGGATGTAGTCCATCAGACTGACCAAAAGCGGCGTTTTTCGATCGTACGACAATACTCTTCGAACCGCCCTGATTCGTCCGTTATAATCGGACCCGTGGACGATGCAGGATTCTTCAAGCACTTCTTTCACAGACTTCTTGCTGTACGTGATTTCCCCTGAACAATCGACAACCTTTGACTGATGCACTCCGTCATAGGAAGGATAAATCGCTGCCGTTCTTCCGTTTATCAACACCTCAAACTTTTTCACATGATCACCCCATATTTTTTAGTCCTAAAGAACTAGAACTTTATCATTATTATAGGTATATCATTAAAAACTTCCACTATATTGTTAAAAAGTTTAACTTTATTTGTAAAAAAAGTTTTTAGTCGCCATTTTCCTATAAAAAAACCGCGCAGGGGATGATCCCTGATCGCGGTCATTCAATCATTCATTACCTCTTTGATCACAGCTTCCACAAAAGCAGGCGTCTTCACAAATGCGCTCTCGATATGAAGCCTTTCGGTGCGCTTATGGGCATCCTTCCCGAACGGTCCCACGTTCAGGACGGGGGCGTCAAGGCTTGTCATGGCATCGAACGGAATGGAGTACGTCGTTTCCCACACCGGGGTATTTTCCTCATACACGGTCCAGCCGTGATGCTCATCCTTGAAATTCACATAGCTCAAGTCTGAGATCCCGTTGAAGTAGTGGATCTGCTCCACCTCCAGTCCGAAAGACTTCTCCGCCTCCTTGGTCACCTTCTCCACCAGCTTCTGCACAAGCGGATGGTCAGACGTGTTCACCGCAGGGTAATACGGGGGGGTGTACATCAAGACGATGGCAGGCGTCAACTCCTGACAGTCGATGAGAAGGGTGTCGGCCATCTTGAATGATTTCTCCCGATCATCCCCGATGTATGAGCGGATATCCTGCCTCAATGCTTCGATATATTCCTTCCCCATCTTCATCTCGGCATAACGGAGAAGCTCCCCGTAGCGCAGGACGGATACGTCGCCGATCGACGGGATCCCTTCCCTTTCGCACAGCTCCCGGTACCACTCATTGCACTCTTCTGCCGCTTCCCTGGCCACCTCTTCAAAGGTATTCATCACATCGGCGGCCGAACGCTTCATCGTGAACACATTGTACATGGCCACGGTACCGAACGGCGTCTGGGCCGAATAATTCAGGCGCAGGTCTTCCTGGAGCAATGTGATGGGAAGCGGTGTCGATTCTCCTTGGTCGCTTTCCCGGAACAGGGGATTCCATTCCATCTTCCGGGTCAGGAATGACGCCATGAACGATGAGGTCAACCCGCTGAGAGGCTCTCCGACATGGGTTTCCTTCCCATAGAAAAGCGCTGACGGCATGATTTTCCCGATGGAGCCCGAATAGATCTTATAAGCCGTATCCGTCGGGTTCTGGGAAAAGACCGGCTCCCCGTTCAGGAAGAGGGTGTACGTAAGTCCATGTTCATCCCTCATGTCATTGAGGGCCGTCACGGCAGCCCTCATACCGGAAGAGTTGATCTCCTCATCCGGAACCGTCAAAAGGACCAGATTCACCGGCCACCCCTCTGCTGAAGCTTTCTCGATGGTCGCCATATGGACGGCAAGTCCCGCCTTCATGTCCATCGTGCCGCGTCCCCACAGGAACGTGCCGGCTTCGAGATCCTTCTTCGCTTCGGGATGAAGTTCGGCCGCATATTGAGGGAGCTCTTTTGTGAGCGCCTCTGGATTGAATGCAAGTGCTTCGAGCACCCCGTATTCTTCCGTACTCACCGTGTCGAAGTGACTGATGAGGACAATGGTCTTCGTTGCTTGCGGATGCTTATAAAGGGCCGTCAGGAACGACCGTCCAAGATCGGCTTCCCCAAGCTTAAGCTGCTGCGGATGCTCGGTAAAATACGAAATGCCCTTCATTTTCTCCATCAGCTTCCTCGGGAACTCGATTTCCCCTTCCGTCAATGTCCTGCTGTGCCAGCTGACGAGCTCACAAAGCAGTGCCCGCAATGCTTCCGGCGTTTGCCACTGTGCCATGACCCTTCCCCCTTTTATCGATCTTCTCTATAGTATCCCTGCATGCGCTGTCTGATCTGAGTCATATGATGACGCATTTGCCTTTTCGCTGATTCCCGGTCGCCGACCTTGAGGAATCGGACAAGGCGAACATGCTCTTCGTAGGCTTCCATCGCACTCATCCTGAGCCTTCCCGACAGACCGAGGAAGGCTCGGTTCACTCCCGTATTGGATGATTTGATCATTTCCTTCAGCTTCGGATTCGGATTAGGCGCTGCCAACAGGAGATGGAAGCGCCGGTCCAGGTCAATGAATGCATCGTATCGGTCTTCGAGTATCGCACGGTGCTGTGCTTCCAGATTGTCATCAAGTTCACCCATGAGGCCCTCACCCAATCCCGGGATCACATCGAGGTTATATACCTCGAGAAGCTCCCTGATCTCCAGATGCTGCAGCCCATCCTCCTCGGTAAAGGAAGCGACAACGGCGACCTTCGCTTCAGAAATCGTCACCAGCCCCTCGGCGGCGAGTTTCCTCAGCGCTTCCCTGATCGGCGTCCGGCTGATCCCATATTCTTCGGCAAGCCTTTTCTCCGGAAGCTCATCCCCTGAGGACAGCTCCCCTGAAAGAATCTGTTTCCTGAGCATCTGGAACGCCTGACCTGCAAGTGTTTTCTTTATGATCAAACCCGTCCCCCCTCGTTTGAATCA from Rossellomorea marisflavi includes the following:
- a CDS encoding beta-ketoacyl synthase N-terminal-like domain-containing protein, translating into MEDIVVTGYGLKIPGANNKQEFHHVLEKGICTHSILKGKGRNQGDIIAGLIDDEFETLGNRNYRRYPRSARLAVAAARDAVDMSGLSADPRRIGVIIGTSAGAILEVEAYAPVASGLKGYPVHGVSIVDSHTISSTVSEHIGAKGPAYTLTTGCTASLDAVSLGKLLLKTGQVDACLVGGTDAPLGQWSINGFLKMKAIQSARSISDAGVPFSNQHDGFVLAEGAAMLVLERREDALKKGHPIHGSIGKVVSRNEGKPMLQVDDTGEEMLSVLHDAIGDVTPTYVNSQALGLKVNDRIESMNHHRMFNRDVPITSIKGMTGHSFAAMGAIQTISSILSMEYGFIPPTIKTSQEGFESLPLVRETRYQPVSTVSITTHGISGNNACMLISK
- a CDS encoding LamG-like jellyroll fold domain-containing protein, which translates into the protein MKRIWVACVLVAFVGLGSPFTAEAGNDSTVAHWRFSKSEVKSGSLDGGKLILKDRSGKGNELVLVNDGTDGLLNWSKDDIARKFIVGSLDFHNRKSLKGGQYFQTGKDAPLNGEAFLKGYTIEAVIKLPDPFTRDEYSGMGILGRKGSELTITHFKQVQWTGTPANGKKSRVFGSFALPGKKDWYHIAVVNDGKKTRVFINGAEDFRQNASTVTGLLAPNKGVWTVGKGSGKGSLFAGSIQEIRISDQALPKGKWLIPEPRKNNLRSGMSSKGHLLGNKENYNFLFVPDPQKTVRYMPALFHQQVKWISTMQEKLNIAMTAFLGDMVDQSDSARQWEHSSLSLSVLDRRRVPYITLAGNHDYGLGNPYLYYYGPKRYTDKPYYKGTSPSKFSSYSITEAGSYEYLFLSVDMGHLKKDLPWAKKVLKEHPGIPTILLSHEILTSDGTFPVDTNRGNRLWEGLVDGNDQVFMTVNGHHQGTVHRIKENRFGHPVIQVLVDYQSSYNGGNGWMRLAEFDEKHDKIRFKTYSPWADSISEKERSYFDAPYLTGDEHQFTVPFRFKERFNF
- a CDS encoding MupG family TIM beta-alpha barrel fold protein, which gives rise to MIGISIYLSDPRAEERIIRASAMGIKQAFTSFHIPEEPAGQERIRQLLSLFHDEGFEVFADVSRQTPEMLGLTCFREMRSLGVTALRLDDGFSREDVEHLSHHFKLAINASTVRKEEVEDWLGMGIDPSALIAWHNFYPRRETGISSAFFRSQQRMFDSFGIPVYAFVPGDEEQRGPLFQGLPTLEDHRHGDPYVHAAGLFHEGVSGVFIGDPGWSAELLHHLHELDGNGIITLSYEGADEVDGEYALRPDPGRDVLRIMNTRMAAGVSPEACIERTPGAITRDNDDYGRYRGEMGIVIRPLEADPSVNVVGWVHERHMPLLQFLKPSQRIRFKKYI
- the murQ gene encoding N-acetylmuramic acid 6-phosphate etherase, with amino-acid sequence MQDNVYELGTEKVNPDTLKIDTASTGEVLRMMNDEDHKVAEAVKKVLPVVEEVVDKVVASISAGGRLIYMGAGTSGRLGVLDAVECPPTFSVGSDVVVGLIAGGERAFVKAVEGAEDNEGLGASDLAALQLAPEDTVVGIAASGRTPYVIGGLRYAREVGAVTVALSCNEGARISEEAEHKIEVNVGPEALTGSTRLKAGTAQKLVLNMISTASMIKLGKAYGNLMVDVNISNYKLERRAVGIIRDITGTDEDTALKTLKLAHNEVKASIVMIKLGCGYDEAKDRLRDANGYVRVAIEE
- a CDS encoding competence protein ComK; translated protein: MKKFEVLINGRTAAIYPSYDGVHQSKVVDCSGEITYSKKSVKEVLEESCIVHGSDYNGRIRAVRRVLSYDRKTPLLVSLMDYILAIPTQSPDNDDCIWLFCRHIHSTTVACGKTFVHFSNGMKMEVNCSYDVLHRQLQRGAVTMNYFSRYPRPH
- a CDS encoding M20/M25/M40 family metallo-hydrolase, whose amino-acid sequence is MAQWQTPEALRALLCELVSWHSRTLTEGEIEFPRKLMEKMKGISYFTEHPQQLKLGEADLGRSFLTALYKHPQATKTIVLISHFDTVSTEEYGVLEALAFNPEALTKELPQYAAELHPEAKKDLEAGTFLWGRGTMDMKAGLAVHMATIEKASAEGWPVNLVLLTVPDEEINSSGMRAAVTALNDMRDEHGLTYTLFLNGEPVFSQNPTDTAYKIYSGSIGKIMPSALFYGKETHVGEPLSGLTSSFMASFLTRKMEWNPLFRESDQGESTPLPITLLQEDLRLNYSAQTPFGTVAMYNVFTMKRSAADVMNTFEEVAREAAEECNEWYRELCEREGIPSIGDVSVLRYGELLRYAEMKMGKEYIEALRQDIRSYIGDDREKSFKMADTLLIDCQELTPAIVLMYTPPYYPAVNTSDHPLVQKLVEKVTKEAEKSFGLEVEQIHYFNGISDLSYVNFKDEHHGWTVYEENTPVWETTYSIPFDAMTSLDAPVLNVGPFGKDAHKRTERLHIESAFVKTPAFVEAVIKEVMND
- a CDS encoding GntR family transcriptional regulator is translated as MIIKKTLAGQAFQMLRKQILSGELSSGDELPEKRLAEEYGISRTPIREALRKLAAEGLVTISEAKVAVVASFTEEDGLQHLEIRELLEVYNLDVIPGLGEGLMGELDDNLEAQHRAILEDRYDAFIDLDRRFHLLLAAPNPNPKLKEMIKSSNTGVNRAFLGLSGRLRMSAMEAYEEHVRLVRFLKVGDRESAKRQMRHHMTQIRQRMQGYYREDR